Proteins from a single region of Nitratidesulfovibrio sp.:
- a CDS encoding SAM-dependent chlorinase/fluorinase yields MDTPHRPSASACPPAAASTSSAPASTSGKPRAHARCFGLLTDFGLDDPYVGQLKGVLHRLAPAVPVIDISHGVPPHRVETAAFFLAASHPHFPTGSIFICVVDPGVGTPRGLVSMETSGQVMLAPDNGLLHLAAEARPDAVLRKLDPARLPDPQSATFHGRDVLAPLAARLAGGESLAAFGDPVLPTDLARPSWAVPRRESDGVHAAVLHVDRFGNVVLNLSLREWDWLAACRLHLPDGTLIDIARAASYADIPAGRTGLVAGSQGYLELAADKTSAAERHWLRPGAEVLLEDCR; encoded by the coding sequence ATGGACACCCCCCATCGCCCGTCCGCATCAGCCTGCCCACCAGCCGCTGCGTCCACGTCGTCCGCACCCGCCTCCACGTCCGGCAAGCCCCGCGCCCATGCCCGCTGCTTCGGCCTGCTGACGGATTTCGGGCTGGACGACCCGTACGTGGGGCAACTGAAGGGCGTGCTGCACCGGCTGGCCCCCGCCGTGCCGGTCATCGACATTTCGCACGGGGTGCCCCCCCACCGGGTGGAAACCGCCGCCTTCTTCCTGGCGGCCAGCCATCCGCACTTTCCCACCGGGTCCATCTTCATCTGCGTGGTGGACCCCGGCGTGGGCACGCCGCGCGGCCTCGTCTCCATGGAAACCAGCGGACAGGTGATGCTGGCCCCGGACAACGGCCTGCTGCACCTGGCGGCGGAAGCACGCCCCGACGCGGTGTTGCGCAAGCTGGACCCGGCCCGCCTGCCCGACCCGCAAAGCGCCACCTTTCACGGACGCGACGTGCTGGCCCCGCTGGCCGCGCGCCTGGCGGGCGGCGAATCCCTTGCCGCCTTCGGCGATCCGGTGCTGCCCACCGACCTCGCCCGCCCCTCGTGGGCCGTACCCCGGCGCGAGTCCGACGGGGTGCACGCCGCCGTGCTGCACGTGGACCGCTTCGGCAACGTGGTGCTGAACCTCTCGCTGCGCGAATGGGACTGGCTGGCCGCCTGCCGCCTGCACCTGCCCGACGGCACCCTTATCGACATCGCCCGCGCCGCCAGCTATGCCGACATTCCCGCCGGGCGCACCGGGCTGGTCGCGGGCAGCCAGGGCTACCTTGAACTGGCCGCGGACAAGACCTCCGCCGCCGAACGTCACTGGCTGCGACCGGGCGCGGAAGTGCTGCTGGAGGATTGCCGGTGA
- a CDS encoding redox-sensing transcriptional repressor Rex, giving the protein MAARRTTSAKRETNQAMQTPKSEHIPRATIQRLAVYVQVLENLLREGTDVISSEPLAKACNVNASQIRKDLAYFGEFGVRGVGYYVKSLIESITSVLGVNREWRTVLVGVGNLGRALLNHKEFKLRGFHIVGAFDCDPFKIGEEVSGLEVVCTKRLKEKVADLDVEIGIITTPPERAQRAANHLVDAGIKGILNFAPARITVPDDVFVEYVDFFHHLYALSFNITFDRANR; this is encoded by the coding sequence ATGGCGGCTCGCCGTACGACATCCGCCAAACGAGAGACCAATCAAGCCATGCAAACCCCCAAGAGCGAACACATTCCCCGCGCAACCATCCAGCGCCTTGCCGTCTACGTGCAGGTGCTGGAAAACCTGCTGCGCGAAGGGACCGACGTCATATCCTCCGAACCGCTGGCCAAGGCGTGCAATGTCAACGCCTCGCAAATCCGCAAGGACCTTGCCTACTTCGGCGAGTTCGGCGTGCGTGGCGTTGGGTACTACGTCAAGAGCCTTATCGAATCCATCACCAGCGTTCTCGGGGTTAACCGCGAATGGCGCACCGTGCTTGTCGGGGTGGGCAACCTTGGCCGTGCGCTGCTGAACCACAAGGAATTCAAGCTGCGCGGCTTCCACATCGTGGGTGCCTTCGACTGCGACCCCTTCAAGATCGGCGAGGAAGTGTCCGGCCTTGAGGTGGTGTGCACCAAGCGGCTGAAGGAAAAGGTGGCCGACCTGGACGTGGAGATCGGCATCATCACCACGCCGCCGGAACGCGCCCAGCGCGCCGCCAACCACCTGGTGGACGCGGGCATCAAGGGCATTCTCAACTTCGCGCCCGCGCGCATCACGGTGCCGGACGACGTGTTCGTGGAGTACGTGGACTTTTTCCACCACCTCTACGCGCTGTCGTTCAACATCACCTTCGACCGCGCCAACCGCTGA
- a CDS encoding ATP synthase F0 subunit C: protein MRKFLMIALNTVALMSFAALAFAADGKMDAGALGLTCLAAAIGMAIAAAGCGLGQGMGLKAACEGTARNPEAGGKIMVTLILGLAFIESLAIYALVVNLILLVANPFVG from the coding sequence ATGCGCAAGTTTCTGATGATCGCCCTGAACACCGTGGCCCTGATGTCCTTTGCCGCCCTTGCCTTCGCCGCTGATGGCAAGATGGACGCCGGCGCGCTTGGCCTGACCTGCCTCGCCGCCGCCATCGGCATGGCCATTGCCGCCGCCGGTTGCGGCCTCGGCCAGGGCATGGGCCTCAAGGCTGCCTGCGAAGGCACCGCGCGCAACCCCGAAGCGGGCGGCAAGATCATGGTTACCCTGATCCTCGGCCTGGCCTTCATCGAATCCCTCGCCATCTACGCCCTCGTGGTGAACCTGATCCTGCTCGTCGCCAACCCCTTCGTGGGCTAG
- the atpB gene encoding F0F1 ATP synthase subunit A: protein MAGGLPHPVLWSTLLHVDQVTIGGATVEFKHVFYTWCAMAVLFSLGLLVRGGLKLVPGGMQNVFEVVIGGLEDFVVTNIGEDGRKVFPLLGGIFLFILFQNLLGLIPGCDAPTANVNTNAAMAVFVFLYYNYQGIKRWGPGYIKHFMGPMWWLTPLMLPLELISHTARPLSLTLRLFGNIRGEEIVMVLFFLMAPIVGTIPVYFLFLLGKVLQSFIFFMLTMIYLKGAFEHAH, encoded by the coding sequence ATGGCTGGTGGATTGCCGCATCCGGTACTCTGGTCCACGCTGTTGCATGTGGATCAAGTCACCATCGGTGGAGCGACCGTCGAGTTCAAGCATGTCTTCTACACGTGGTGTGCCATGGCCGTCCTGTTCAGCCTGGGCCTTCTGGTCCGTGGCGGGCTGAAACTGGTGCCCGGTGGCATGCAGAACGTTTTCGAGGTGGTCATCGGGGGTCTTGAAGACTTCGTGGTCACCAACATCGGTGAGGATGGACGCAAGGTGTTCCCGCTGCTGGGCGGCATCTTCCTGTTCATCCTCTTCCAGAACCTGCTGGGGCTCATCCCCGGCTGCGATGCGCCCACGGCCAACGTGAACACCAACGCGGCCATGGCCGTCTTCGTGTTCCTGTACTACAACTACCAGGGCATCAAGCGCTGGGGGCCGGGCTACATCAAGCATTTCATGGGTCCAATGTGGTGGCTCACGCCGCTGATGCTGCCGCTGGAACTCATCTCGCACACCGCGCGCCCGCTTTCGCTGACGCTGCGTCTGTTCGGGAACATCCGCGGTGAAGAAATCGTCATGGTGCTGTTCTTCCTGATGGCTCCCATCGTTGGCACCATTCCGGTCTACTTCCTGTTCCTGCTGGGCAAGGTCCTTCAGTCCTTCATCTTCTTCATGCTGACGATGATCTACCTGAAGGGCGCGTTCGAACACGCCCATTAA
- a CDS encoding ATP synthase subunit I, with protein MLKDLARKIDEWLWHKGFRASEIRLLLRCQILVSGASLLAGVACAPLWDWGLWFGVGAALSTFNFYALAKFVQGIVFMPYTRAMAAGLMFRFYGRLLLTGLVLFGLIVWLKVSVAALLAGLSTCVLSIAAWGIARGAGQKVKEA; from the coding sequence ATGCTGAAAGATTTGGCCCGAAAGATTGATGAATGGCTGTGGCACAAGGGGTTCCGCGCGTCGGAAATCCGCCTTCTGCTGCGCTGCCAGATTCTGGTTTCGGGGGCATCCTTGCTTGCCGGGGTTGCGTGCGCGCCTCTCTGGGACTGGGGGTTGTGGTTCGGCGTGGGGGCCGCGCTATCGACCTTCAATTTCTACGCCTTGGCCAAGTTCGTGCAGGGCATTGTTTTCATGCCGTACACGCGCGCCATGGCGGCCGGGCTCATGTTCAGATTCTACGGTCGGCTGCTGCTTACCGGTCTGGTCCTCTTCGGCCTGATCGTTTGGCTAAAGGTCTCTGTCGCCGCGCTGCTGGCGGGGCTGTCCACGTGCGTTCTCAGTATCGCCGCGTGGGGAATAGCCAGGGGCGCAGGACAAAAAGTGAAGGAGGCGTAA
- a CDS encoding AtpZ/AtpI family protein, with translation MFPKDWFKINDKKYLDAISTAGVIGLHMVSSTVVGLGMGWYLDRWLGTKPWLTGVFLILGIVAGFKNVWLDSRRLLKAQDKEDAERFGPKD, from the coding sequence ATGTTCCCTAAAGATTGGTTCAAAATCAACGACAAGAAATACCTCGACGCCATTTCCACCGCCGGTGTCATCGGACTGCACATGGTGTCGTCCACGGTGGTCGGCCTTGGGATGGGCTGGTACCTTGATCGTTGGTTGGGAACAAAGCCGTGGCTCACCGGGGTGTTCCTGATTCTCGGCATCGTCGCCGGGTTCAAGAACGTCTGGCTTGACTCGCGGAGGCTCCTCAAGGCCCAGGACAAGGAAGATGCTGAAAGATTTGGCCCGAAAGATTGA
- a CDS encoding pyridoxamine 5'-phosphate oxidase family protein, with amino-acid sequence MRHKDREVTDAAEIWAAVVASPWMTVALCDGAEPYAVPLSFGVADGAIYFHSSRRGHKVELLRRGGTACCSFVPYAEVVRPEDGAGCKYSMRFMSVLAWGRAEELHDPADVAVAVRALLAAVQAPDAPINEEAVGRTAFFRLVPDRMTASRHA; translated from the coding sequence ATGCGGCACAAGGACAGGGAAGTGACCGACGCGGCGGAGATATGGGCGGCAGTGGTCGCCAGCCCGTGGATGACCGTGGCGCTGTGCGACGGCGCGGAACCCTATGCGGTGCCGTTGTCGTTCGGGGTGGCGGACGGGGCCATCTATTTCCATTCCTCGCGCAGGGGCCACAAGGTGGAGCTTTTGCGGCGCGGCGGAACGGCCTGTTGCTCGTTCGTGCCCTATGCCGAGGTGGTCAGGCCGGAGGACGGCGCAGGCTGCAAGTATTCCATGCGCTTCATGAGCGTGCTGGCCTGGGGGCGGGCCGAAGAACTGCACGACCCCGCCGACGTGGCCGTGGCGGTGCGCGCCTTGCTGGCCGCCGTGCAGGCCCCGGATGCGCCGATCAACGAAGAGGCGGTGGGCCGCACGGCCTTTTTCCGGCTGGTGCCGGACAGGATGACCGCCTCGCGCCATGCCTAG
- a CDS encoding multiheme c-type cytochrome, translating to MRLTVPVVVCRRRNSTLPSAPMTLRISVRPLGLRTTLAAVLLAALLALPLAGPLAATARAAEARSYVGTDACAPCHADQHATFRKYAKKSKSAHSVKVMASKLTREEVQGCYACHTTGYGKPGGFVSFESTPHLADAGCEVCHGPGSAHVDSGGDVSLIDTPTMEGCVVCHNEQRVRSFNFKPLLHGGAH from the coding sequence ATGCGCCTGACCGTGCCTGTCGTTGTGTGCCGCCGCCGGAATTCCACCCTGCCTTCCGCCCCAATGACCTTGCGGATTTCAGTCCGGCCCCTGGGCCTGCGCACGACCCTCGCGGCGGTTCTGTTGGCCGCGCTGCTGGCGTTGCCCCTTGCCGGTCCGCTGGCCGCAACCGCCCGGGCCGCCGAGGCGCGCAGCTACGTGGGCACCGACGCCTGCGCGCCCTGCCACGCCGACCAGCACGCCACCTTCCGCAAGTATGCCAAGAAATCCAAGTCCGCCCACAGCGTGAAGGTCATGGCCTCCAAGCTGACCCGGGAAGAAGTGCAGGGGTGCTACGCCTGCCACACCACCGGCTACGGCAAGCCGGGCGGGTTCGTCAGCTTCGAATCCACCCCCCATCTGGCCGACGCGGGCTGCGAGGTCTGTCATGGCCCCGGTTCCGCCCACGTGGATTCGGGGGGCGACGTTTCGCTCATCGACACGCCCACCATGGAAGGCTGCGTGGTCTGCCACAACGAGCAGCGGGTGCGCAGCTTCAATTTCAAGCCGTTGCTGCACGGCGGTGCCCATTAG
- the rlmD gene encoding 23S rRNA (uracil(1939)-C(5))-methyltransferase RlmD, whose product MSDTTPRPGDLLELTVDGLAAGGRAVCRHEGRVVFVAGGLPGQRVRAKLTTVKRRFAEATLDAVLEPSPVQCTPFCAHFGDCGGCTWQDLPYAEQLRWKERFVVDALGRIGGLREANVLPILPSPAERGFRNKMEFAFSQDRDGQLHLGLRRRASRAVVDITECHLQTPLTVRIVEAVRELARESGLPGWDDARHDGFWRFLVVREPELGRAASADTPAADGADTLTADDTAHGDGQNAQGRQCMLQCITGRHPGAAQAVSRLAEALRARFPEVTGVVHSLRLDPEQVAYGERVLAVDGEAVLTERLGDNDLLLGPDSFFQTNTAAATLLYDEARRMAAAGPNDTVWDLYSGVGAIALHLARAAGAVRGFEITPEAVNDARANASRNNILNCSFVSGDVRASLRRERPGEGVSPRIVVMDPPRAGLHEDVVEAVATHQPERIVYVSCNPATMARDVALFTARGYALQEARPVDLFPHSPHVECVALLTRSAG is encoded by the coding sequence ATGTCCGATACCACCCCCCGCCCCGGCGACCTTCTGGAACTGACCGTGGACGGCCTTGCCGCAGGTGGCCGCGCCGTGTGCCGCCACGAGGGCCGCGTCGTGTTCGTGGCGGGCGGACTGCCCGGCCAGCGCGTCCGTGCCAAGCTGACCACGGTGAAGCGCCGCTTTGCCGAGGCCACCCTGGACGCCGTGCTCGAACCGTCACCCGTGCAGTGCACCCCGTTCTGCGCCCACTTCGGCGACTGCGGCGGCTGCACCTGGCAGGATCTGCCCTACGCCGAGCAACTGCGCTGGAAGGAACGCTTCGTGGTCGATGCGCTGGGACGCATCGGCGGCCTGCGCGAGGCCAACGTGCTGCCCATCCTGCCCTCGCCCGCCGAACGCGGCTTTCGCAACAAGATGGAATTCGCCTTCAGCCAGGACCGTGACGGCCAGTTGCACCTGGGCCTGCGCCGCCGCGCCTCGCGCGCGGTGGTGGACATTACCGAATGCCACTTGCAGACCCCGCTCACGGTGCGCATCGTCGAGGCGGTGCGCGAACTGGCGCGCGAAAGCGGCCTGCCCGGCTGGGATGACGCCAGGCACGACGGTTTCTGGCGCTTTCTGGTGGTGCGCGAGCCGGAACTGGGCCGCGCGGCCAGTGCCGACACCCCGGCGGCGGACGGTGCCGACACCCTGACGGCGGACGATACCGCCCACGGCGACGGGCAGAATGCGCAGGGCCGCCAGTGCATGCTCCAGTGCATCACCGGGCGGCACCCCGGCGCGGCCCAGGCCGTATCCCGCCTGGCCGAGGCGTTGCGCGCCCGCTTTCCCGAGGTGACCGGCGTGGTCCATTCGCTGCGTCTTGATCCGGAACAGGTGGCCTACGGTGAACGGGTGCTGGCCGTGGACGGCGAGGCCGTGCTGACGGAGCGCCTGGGCGACAACGACCTGCTGCTGGGCCCCGATTCGTTCTTCCAGACCAACACCGCCGCCGCGACCCTGCTGTACGACGAGGCGCGCCGCATGGCCGCCGCCGGACCGAACGACACGGTGTGGGACCTGTATTCCGGCGTGGGGGCCATCGCCCTGCACCTGGCCCGCGCGGCCGGTGCGGTGCGCGGCTTCGAAATCACGCCCGAGGCGGTCAACGACGCCCGCGCCAACGCCTCGCGCAACAACATCCTGAACTGTTCCTTCGTGTCCGGCGACGTGCGCGCCAGCCTGCGCCGCGAACGGCCGGGCGAGGGCGTGTCGCCGCGCATCGTGGTCATGGACCCGCCACGCGCTGGCCTGCACGAGGACGTGGTGGAGGCGGTGGCCACCCACCAGCCGGAGCGCATCGTGTACGTTTCGTGCAACCCGGCCACCATGGCCCGCGACGTGGCCCTGTTCACCGCGCGCGGCTACGCGCTGCAAGAGGCGCGCCCCGTAGACCTGTTCCCCCATTCGCCCCACGTGGAATGCGTGGCCCTGCTGACCCGTTCGGCCGGCTAG